A section of the Oreochromis aureus strain Israel breed Guangdong linkage group 22, ZZ_aureus, whole genome shotgun sequence genome encodes:
- the paqr7a gene encoding progestin and adipoQ receptor family member VII, a, whose product MATIVMESIGRVFISLQQIRQVPQLLTDAAPSMPGTVRDTEVPSYFRERYVCTGYRPLNQNWRYYFLSLFQRHNETLNIWTHLVAFLVLLIKLCQLTETVDFISDRHSWPLLILVLSSLTYSAFSVVAHLLGGKSDLAHYCFYFLDYVGVAQYQYGSAVVHFYYAVDESVHGLVSGIFMPTATILSCLSCLGCCYGKYCNHSLPTWVRKVCQVVPSALAYSWDISPVAKRLFFWSSSDPAIIYHFGQVAFFLSCAFFFTCPLLERCFPGRCDFVGQSHQIFHVFLSCCTLCQIHASYLDFVGRRKLYSSLHGSGDAVLFVGLYVVTLIMCVGIAALMLRKVKQVLDFKSKSK is encoded by the coding sequence ATGGCAACCATTGTGATGGAGAGCATCGGCCGAGTGTTCATCAGCCTGCAACAGATCCGGCAGGTTCCCCAGTTGCTGACTGACGCTGCACCCTCCATGCCCGGCACCGTCAGAGACACTGAGGTTCCCTCCTACTTCCGGGAACGCTACGTCTGCACCGGCTATCGTCCGCTCAACCAAAACTGGCGCTACTACTTCCTGTCCTTGTTTCAGCGCCACAATGAAACCCTAAACATTTGGACTCACCTGGTGGCATTTTTAGTGTTGCTGATTAAATTGTGCCAGCTTACTGAGACTGTGGACTTTATCAGTGATCGTCATTCGTGGCCCCTGCTCATCCTCGTCCTGTCCTCTTTGACCTACTCTGCATTCAGTGTTGTAGCTCACTTACTGGGAGGAAAGTCCGACCTTGCTCATTATTGCTTCTACTTTCTGGACTACGTAGGGGTAGCGCAGTATCAGTACGGCAGCGCTGTAGTCCACTTTTACTATGCTGTTGATGAAAGCGTCCATGGACTGGTGAGTGGTATCTTCATGCCCACTGCCACAATCCTCAGCTGCCTTTCATGTTTGGGATGCTGCTACGGCAAATACTGCAACCACAGCCTACCAACGTGGGTGCGTAAGGTGTGCCAGGTGGTGCCTTCAGCACTCGCCTATTCCTGGGACATCAGTCCAGTGGCCAAGAGACTGTTCTTCTGGTCCAGCAGTGATCCAGCCATCATCTACCACTTTGGCCAGGTGGCGTTCTTCCTCAGCTGTGCCTTCTTCTTCAcctgccctctgctggagcGCTGTTTCCCCGGGCGGTGCGATTTTGTGGGACAGAGTCATCAAATCTTCCACGTTTTCTTATCTTGCTGCACCCTGTGTCAGATCCATGCCTCCTACCTGGACTTTGTGGGCCGCAGGAAGTTGTACTCAAGTCTGCACGGAAGTGGTGATGCTGTTCTGTTTGTGGGGCTGTATGTGGTCACTTTGATTATGTGTGTTGGAATCGCTGCTTTAATGCTAAGGAAAGTGAAACAAGTGCTGGACTTCAAATCAAAGTCCAAATAA